One Pieris napi chromosome 13, ilPieNapi1.2, whole genome shotgun sequence genomic window carries:
- the LOC125055207 gene encoding RNA-binding protein 26 isoform X1 — MIIENPDAFKTWLTSILEPLCDADPAALAKYVYALVKKDKALDELRDGMLDQLDVFLQQETKPFVEMLFKALESQEYLKPVEEKKDEMAIEPEVPVEEPQPENHVAPMPTDMPEDKQRNHSPPAAEVKEPPRHRVVVPRRPPQHEHTLVKVLPTELLEEPVEPPRRRDRRNDLIRDKDDRRRRRSRSWERRSRARRHPRDDGHPDRRYDKRRPSRSPSPRGRYRNRSPPTALLDRQPSRSRSRSPMTRDRDLERERDRLRPARELERDRMSRDREHRDRLSRSRDRERSRDRSRDRTLSPHDTRLDHTDTYKRRCRDFDVKGYCMRGDLCEWDHGVDPVVLEDAALTRVLALPPPVPGKDIEYNPATPDIWVGGGFAAFPPAPHPPPAHHMTPRELVPIPRVRHEMPTGAMVPPVPRHPPPMKKNFDYNRLGSNRPPLPGKGMNCSLEVKKVPHGLNDITHLNNHFSKFGKIVNIQVCFEGDPEAALVTFSNPTEANVAYKSTEAVLNNRFIKLFWHNPENKQENAAPTAQQKNQNSNPLSHNKVYINKDNIKASEQNKQKEKLKETNGETEKKDEKPLDKYKEVMERYKRAQVLLQTQLTQQKVTISKLESGNVSEEQKTEFMETIKAAQGAIEKLRKELVAYNGMIKHLQEENVSRSMSRLQLNQGKKPKTAAEAQKEILDAELDIITKQQEGQDVTELAKKIVDMRRKMSIQFPSHTSVRKVHSSYRIIRRRLRGGRFNPAMRYTRNAAAPAPKTFSDLSVDHRPRTLLISGFEPDELEAVQTHFAKYGEIVGKVVNMSVPELTVQYKIRPQAEMALMRGRNYNDRTLSITWVANNKPLGAAPSATQNGDAPAQENSKDTQNQEQSEDFRFDEEDEDEADEERSWRR, encoded by the exons ATGATTATAGAAAATCCAGATGCGTTCAAAACATGGTTGACCTCCATATTGGAACCCCT ATGTGATGCTGATCCGGCAGCATTAGCCAAATATGTCTATGCACTTGTTAAGAAAGACAAGGCATTGGATGAGCTTCGTGATGGAATGCTGGATCAGCTTGATGTGTTCTTGCAACAAg AGACCAAACCGTTTGTAGAGATGCTGTTTAAGGCATTGGAGAGCCAGGAGTACCTAAAGCCTGTTGAGGAGAAGAAAGATGAAATGGCAATAGAACCTGAAGTACCAGTTGAGGAGCCACAACCTGAGAATCATG tgGCTCCAATGCCTACGGACATGCCTGAAGACAAGCAACGGAACCATTCCCCCCCTGCTGCAGAAGTGAAGGAGCCTCCTCGACACCGAGTCGTGGTACCAAGGAGACCTCCGCAACATGAGCATACTCTAGTCAAG GTATTACCTACTGAACTCCTAGAAGAACCAGTGGAACCTCCAAGGAGAAGAGATAGAAGGAATGATTTG ATACGTGATAAAGATGACCGTCGCCGCCGCCGTTCCCGGTCATGGGAGAGACGTTCCCGGGCGAGACGACACCCACGTGACGATGGACATCCGGATAGACGGTATGATAAGAG GAGACCATCACGATCTCCATCACCAAGAGGTCGGTATAGGAACAGAAGTCCACCGACTGCATTATTGGATAGACAGCCTAGCCGGTCTAG GTCAAGATCTCCAATGACTCGTGATAGAGATCTCGAGAGAGAAAGAGATAGACTGCGTCCCGCGCGTGAGTTGGAGCGAGATAGAATGTCGCGCGACCGAGAGCACCGGGATCGCTTGTCTCGCTCTAGAGACCGAGAAAG GTCTCGTGACAGATCGCGCGATAGGACGTTATCGCCGCACGACACAAGATTAGACCACACGGACACGTACAAACGGAGATGTCGAGACTTTGACG TGAAAGGCTACTGTATGCGCGGCGATCTTTGCGAATGGGATCACGGTGTGGATCCCGTTGTGCTGGAAGACGCTGCTCTTACCAGAGTTCTGGCTTTGCCACCACCTGTACCAGGTAAAGATATTg AATACAACCCGGCTACTCCGGACATCTGGGTGGGAGGAGGATTCGCGGCGTTCCCCCCGGCGCCTCACCCCCCGCCCGCCCATCACATGACGCCCAGGGAACTTGTGCCTATACCTAG AGTACGTCACGAAATGCCAACTGGAGCGATGGTACCTCCCGTGCCGAGACATCCTCCGCCGATGAAGAAGAACTTTGACTATAATAGACTTG gcTCTAACAGACCACCGTTACCGGGAAAGGGTATGAATTGCTCCTTAGAAGTGAAGAAAGTGCCTCACGGACTCAACGACATAACACATCTGAACAACCACTTCAGCAAGTTTGGCAAGATCGTTAATATTCAG GTTTGCTTTGAAGGCGATCCCGAAGCAGCCCTTGTGACATTCTCTAATCCAACGGAAGCAAATGTTGCCTACAAAAGTACAGAAGCAGTGTTGAATAATAGATTCATCAAGCTGTTTTGGCACAACCCTGAG AACAAACAAGAGAACGCAGCGCCAACCGCTCAACAGAAAAACCAGAACAGCAACCCACTCTCGCACAACAAAGTCTACATCAACAAAGACAACATTAAGGCGAGTGAGCAGAATAAACAGAAAGAAAAG TTGAAAGAGACGAACGGCGAAACAGAGAAGAAAGACGAGAAACCGTTGGACAAGTACAAGGAAGTTATGGAGAGGTACAAACGTGCCCAGGTGCTTCTTCAGACGCAGCTGACGCAGCAGAAAGTTACCATAAGCAAGTTGGAGAGTG GTAACGTCAGTGAAGAGCAGAAAACAGAATTCATGGAGACGATAAAGGCTGCACAAGGGGCCATAGAGAAATTGAGGAAAGAACTTGTTGCATACAATGGCATGATCAAACATCTGCAG gAGGAGAATGTGTCGCGCTCCATGTCTCGGCTACAACTGAATCAG GGAAAGAAGCCAAAAACGGCTGCAGAGGCCCAAAAAGAGATTCTGGATGCTGAACTGGATATCATTACTAAACAACAg GAGGGGCAAGACGTTACGGAATTGGCGAAGAAAATTGTAGACATGCGACGCAAGATGTCCATACAGTTTCCATCTCACACAAGCGTTAGAAAAGTCCACTCTAG CTATCGAATTATCAGGAGACGGCTTCG GGGTGGTCGTTTTAACCCCGCAATGCGTTACACGCGTAACGCAGCCGCACCGGCCCCGAAGACGTTCAGCGATTTGTCTGTCGATCACCGGCCTCGCACTCTGCTGATATCCGGCTTTGAACCGGATGAATTGGAGGCCGTGCAGACGCATTTTGCG AAATATGGAGAGATTGTCGGTAAAGTCGTGAACATGTCTGTCCCGGAACTGACGGTGCAGTACAAAATCCGACCCCAAGCTGAAATGGCTCTGATGCGTGGCAGGAACTACAATGATCGGACGCTCAGT ATAACGTGGGTAGCCAACAATAAGCCCCTTGGAGCAGCGCCAAGCGCGACCCAAAATGGAGATGCGCCAGCGCAGGAGAACAGTAAGGATACGCAG AACCAGGAGCAAAGCGAGGACTTCCGGTTCGATGAGGAAGATGAGGATGAAGCCGACGAAGAAAGGTCTTGGAGGCGTTGA
- the LOC125055207 gene encoding RNA-binding protein 26 isoform X5, translating into MIIENPDAFKTWLTSILEPLCDADPAALAKYVYALVKKDKALDELRDGMLDQLDVFLQQETKPFVEMLFKALESQEYLKPVEEKKDEMAIEPEVPVEEPQPENHVAPMPTDMPEDKQRNHSPPAAEVKEPPRHRVVVPRRPPQHEHTLVKVLPTELLEEPVEPPRRRDRRNDLIRDKDDRRRRRSRSWERRSRARRHPRDDGHPDRRYDKRRPSRSPSPRGRYRNRSPPTALLDRQPSRSRSRSPMTRDRDLERERDRLRPARELERDRMSRDREHRDRLSRSRDRERSRDRSRDRTLSPHDTRLDHTDTYKRRCRDFDVKGYCMRGDLCEWDHGVDPVVLEDAALTRVLALPPPVPGKDIEYNPATPDIWVGGGFAAFPPAPHPPPAHHMTPRELVPIPRVRHEMPTGAMVPPVPRHPPPMKKNFDYNRLGSNRPPLPGKGMNCSLEVKKVPHGLNDITHLNNHFSKFGKIVNIQVCFEGDPEAALVTFSNPTEANVAYKSTEAVLNNRFIKLFWHNPENKQENAAPTAQQKNQNSNPLSHNKVYINKDNIKASEQNKQKEKLKETNGETEKKDEKPLDKYKEVMERYKRAQVLLQTQLTQQKVTISKLESGNVSEEQKTEFMETIKAAQGAIEKLRKELVAYNGMIKHLQEENVSRSMSRLQLNQGKKPKTAAEAQKEILDAELDIITKQQEGQDVTELAKKIVDMRRKMSIQFPSHTSVRKVHSRGGRFNPAMRYTRNAAAPAPKTFSDLSVDHRPRTLLISGFEPDELEAVQTHFAKYGEIVGKVVNMSVPELTVQYKIRPQAEMALMRGRNYNDRTLSITWVANNKPLGAAPSATQNGDAPAQENSKDTQNQEQSEDFRFDEEDEDEADEERSWRR; encoded by the exons ATGATTATAGAAAATCCAGATGCGTTCAAAACATGGTTGACCTCCATATTGGAACCCCT ATGTGATGCTGATCCGGCAGCATTAGCCAAATATGTCTATGCACTTGTTAAGAAAGACAAGGCATTGGATGAGCTTCGTGATGGAATGCTGGATCAGCTTGATGTGTTCTTGCAACAAg AGACCAAACCGTTTGTAGAGATGCTGTTTAAGGCATTGGAGAGCCAGGAGTACCTAAAGCCTGTTGAGGAGAAGAAAGATGAAATGGCAATAGAACCTGAAGTACCAGTTGAGGAGCCACAACCTGAGAATCATG tgGCTCCAATGCCTACGGACATGCCTGAAGACAAGCAACGGAACCATTCCCCCCCTGCTGCAGAAGTGAAGGAGCCTCCTCGACACCGAGTCGTGGTACCAAGGAGACCTCCGCAACATGAGCATACTCTAGTCAAG GTATTACCTACTGAACTCCTAGAAGAACCAGTGGAACCTCCAAGGAGAAGAGATAGAAGGAATGATTTG ATACGTGATAAAGATGACCGTCGCCGCCGCCGTTCCCGGTCATGGGAGAGACGTTCCCGGGCGAGACGACACCCACGTGACGATGGACATCCGGATAGACGGTATGATAAGAG GAGACCATCACGATCTCCATCACCAAGAGGTCGGTATAGGAACAGAAGTCCACCGACTGCATTATTGGATAGACAGCCTAGCCGGTCTAG GTCAAGATCTCCAATGACTCGTGATAGAGATCTCGAGAGAGAAAGAGATAGACTGCGTCCCGCGCGTGAGTTGGAGCGAGATAGAATGTCGCGCGACCGAGAGCACCGGGATCGCTTGTCTCGCTCTAGAGACCGAGAAAG GTCTCGTGACAGATCGCGCGATAGGACGTTATCGCCGCACGACACAAGATTAGACCACACGGACACGTACAAACGGAGATGTCGAGACTTTGACG TGAAAGGCTACTGTATGCGCGGCGATCTTTGCGAATGGGATCACGGTGTGGATCCCGTTGTGCTGGAAGACGCTGCTCTTACCAGAGTTCTGGCTTTGCCACCACCTGTACCAGGTAAAGATATTg AATACAACCCGGCTACTCCGGACATCTGGGTGGGAGGAGGATTCGCGGCGTTCCCCCCGGCGCCTCACCCCCCGCCCGCCCATCACATGACGCCCAGGGAACTTGTGCCTATACCTAG AGTACGTCACGAAATGCCAACTGGAGCGATGGTACCTCCCGTGCCGAGACATCCTCCGCCGATGAAGAAGAACTTTGACTATAATAGACTTG gcTCTAACAGACCACCGTTACCGGGAAAGGGTATGAATTGCTCCTTAGAAGTGAAGAAAGTGCCTCACGGACTCAACGACATAACACATCTGAACAACCACTTCAGCAAGTTTGGCAAGATCGTTAATATTCAG GTTTGCTTTGAAGGCGATCCCGAAGCAGCCCTTGTGACATTCTCTAATCCAACGGAAGCAAATGTTGCCTACAAAAGTACAGAAGCAGTGTTGAATAATAGATTCATCAAGCTGTTTTGGCACAACCCTGAG AACAAACAAGAGAACGCAGCGCCAACCGCTCAACAGAAAAACCAGAACAGCAACCCACTCTCGCACAACAAAGTCTACATCAACAAAGACAACATTAAGGCGAGTGAGCAGAATAAACAGAAAGAAAAG TTGAAAGAGACGAACGGCGAAACAGAGAAGAAAGACGAGAAACCGTTGGACAAGTACAAGGAAGTTATGGAGAGGTACAAACGTGCCCAGGTGCTTCTTCAGACGCAGCTGACGCAGCAGAAAGTTACCATAAGCAAGTTGGAGAGTG GTAACGTCAGTGAAGAGCAGAAAACAGAATTCATGGAGACGATAAAGGCTGCACAAGGGGCCATAGAGAAATTGAGGAAAGAACTTGTTGCATACAATGGCATGATCAAACATCTGCAG gAGGAGAATGTGTCGCGCTCCATGTCTCGGCTACAACTGAATCAG GGAAAGAAGCCAAAAACGGCTGCAGAGGCCCAAAAAGAGATTCTGGATGCTGAACTGGATATCATTACTAAACAACAg GAGGGGCAAGACGTTACGGAATTGGCGAAGAAAATTGTAGACATGCGACGCAAGATGTCCATACAGTTTCCATCTCACACAAGCGTTAGAAAAGTCCACTCTAG GGGTGGTCGTTTTAACCCCGCAATGCGTTACACGCGTAACGCAGCCGCACCGGCCCCGAAGACGTTCAGCGATTTGTCTGTCGATCACCGGCCTCGCACTCTGCTGATATCCGGCTTTGAACCGGATGAATTGGAGGCCGTGCAGACGCATTTTGCG AAATATGGAGAGATTGTCGGTAAAGTCGTGAACATGTCTGTCCCGGAACTGACGGTGCAGTACAAAATCCGACCCCAAGCTGAAATGGCTCTGATGCGTGGCAGGAACTACAATGATCGGACGCTCAGT ATAACGTGGGTAGCCAACAATAAGCCCCTTGGAGCAGCGCCAAGCGCGACCCAAAATGGAGATGCGCCAGCGCAGGAGAACAGTAAGGATACGCAG AACCAGGAGCAAAGCGAGGACTTCCGGTTCGATGAGGAAGATGAGGATGAAGCCGACGAAGAAAGGTCTTGGAGGCGTTGA
- the LOC125055207 gene encoding RNA-binding protein 26 isoform X6, which yields MIIENPDAFKTWLTSILEPLCDADPAALAKYVYALVKKDKALDELRDGMLDQLDVFLQQETKPFVEMLFKALESQEYLKPVEEKKDEMAIEPEVPVEEPQPENHVAPMPTDMPEDKQRNHSPPAAEVKEPPRHRVVVPRRPPQHEHTLVKVLPTELLEEPVEPPRRRDRRNDLIRDKDDRRRRRSRSWERRSRARRHPRDDGHPDRRYDKRRPSRSPSPRGRYRNRSPPTALLDRQPSRSRSRSPMTRDRDLERERDRLRPARELERDRMSRDREHRDRLSRSRDRERSRDRSRDRTLSPHDTRLDHTDTYKRRCRDFDVKGYCMRGDLCEWDHGVDPVVLEDAALTRVLALPPPVPGKDIEYNPATPDIWVGGGFAAFPPAPHPPPAHHMTPRELVPIPRVRHEMPTGAMVPPVPRHPPPMKKNFDYNRLGSNRPPLPGKGMNCSLEVKKVPHGLNDITHLNNHFSKFGKIVNIQVCFEGDPEAALVTFSNPTEANVAYKSTEAVLNNRFIKLFWHNPENKQENAAPTAQQKNQNSNPLSHNKVYINKDNIKASEQNKQKEKLKETNGETEKKDEKPLDKYKEVMERYKRAQVLLQTQLTQQKVTISKLESGNVSEEQKTEFMETIKAAQGAIEKLRKELVAYNGMIKHLQGKKPKTAAEAQKEILDAELDIITKQQEGQDVTELAKKIVDMRRKMSIQFPSHTSVRKVHSSYRIIRRRLRGGRFNPAMRYTRNAAAPAPKTFSDLSVDHRPRTLLISGFEPDELEAVQTHFAKYGEIVGKVVNMSVPELTVQYKIRPQAEMALMRGRNYNDRTLSITWVANNKPLGAAPSATQNGDAPAQENSKDTQNQEQSEDFRFDEEDEDEADEERSWRR from the exons ATGATTATAGAAAATCCAGATGCGTTCAAAACATGGTTGACCTCCATATTGGAACCCCT ATGTGATGCTGATCCGGCAGCATTAGCCAAATATGTCTATGCACTTGTTAAGAAAGACAAGGCATTGGATGAGCTTCGTGATGGAATGCTGGATCAGCTTGATGTGTTCTTGCAACAAg AGACCAAACCGTTTGTAGAGATGCTGTTTAAGGCATTGGAGAGCCAGGAGTACCTAAAGCCTGTTGAGGAGAAGAAAGATGAAATGGCAATAGAACCTGAAGTACCAGTTGAGGAGCCACAACCTGAGAATCATG tgGCTCCAATGCCTACGGACATGCCTGAAGACAAGCAACGGAACCATTCCCCCCCTGCTGCAGAAGTGAAGGAGCCTCCTCGACACCGAGTCGTGGTACCAAGGAGACCTCCGCAACATGAGCATACTCTAGTCAAG GTATTACCTACTGAACTCCTAGAAGAACCAGTGGAACCTCCAAGGAGAAGAGATAGAAGGAATGATTTG ATACGTGATAAAGATGACCGTCGCCGCCGCCGTTCCCGGTCATGGGAGAGACGTTCCCGGGCGAGACGACACCCACGTGACGATGGACATCCGGATAGACGGTATGATAAGAG GAGACCATCACGATCTCCATCACCAAGAGGTCGGTATAGGAACAGAAGTCCACCGACTGCATTATTGGATAGACAGCCTAGCCGGTCTAG GTCAAGATCTCCAATGACTCGTGATAGAGATCTCGAGAGAGAAAGAGATAGACTGCGTCCCGCGCGTGAGTTGGAGCGAGATAGAATGTCGCGCGACCGAGAGCACCGGGATCGCTTGTCTCGCTCTAGAGACCGAGAAAG GTCTCGTGACAGATCGCGCGATAGGACGTTATCGCCGCACGACACAAGATTAGACCACACGGACACGTACAAACGGAGATGTCGAGACTTTGACG TGAAAGGCTACTGTATGCGCGGCGATCTTTGCGAATGGGATCACGGTGTGGATCCCGTTGTGCTGGAAGACGCTGCTCTTACCAGAGTTCTGGCTTTGCCACCACCTGTACCAGGTAAAGATATTg AATACAACCCGGCTACTCCGGACATCTGGGTGGGAGGAGGATTCGCGGCGTTCCCCCCGGCGCCTCACCCCCCGCCCGCCCATCACATGACGCCCAGGGAACTTGTGCCTATACCTAG AGTACGTCACGAAATGCCAACTGGAGCGATGGTACCTCCCGTGCCGAGACATCCTCCGCCGATGAAGAAGAACTTTGACTATAATAGACTTG gcTCTAACAGACCACCGTTACCGGGAAAGGGTATGAATTGCTCCTTAGAAGTGAAGAAAGTGCCTCACGGACTCAACGACATAACACATCTGAACAACCACTTCAGCAAGTTTGGCAAGATCGTTAATATTCAG GTTTGCTTTGAAGGCGATCCCGAAGCAGCCCTTGTGACATTCTCTAATCCAACGGAAGCAAATGTTGCCTACAAAAGTACAGAAGCAGTGTTGAATAATAGATTCATCAAGCTGTTTTGGCACAACCCTGAG AACAAACAAGAGAACGCAGCGCCAACCGCTCAACAGAAAAACCAGAACAGCAACCCACTCTCGCACAACAAAGTCTACATCAACAAAGACAACATTAAGGCGAGTGAGCAGAATAAACAGAAAGAAAAG TTGAAAGAGACGAACGGCGAAACAGAGAAGAAAGACGAGAAACCGTTGGACAAGTACAAGGAAGTTATGGAGAGGTACAAACGTGCCCAGGTGCTTCTTCAGACGCAGCTGACGCAGCAGAAAGTTACCATAAGCAAGTTGGAGAGTG GTAACGTCAGTGAAGAGCAGAAAACAGAATTCATGGAGACGATAAAGGCTGCACAAGGGGCCATAGAGAAATTGAGGAAAGAACTTGTTGCATACAATGGCATGATCAAACATCTGCAG GGAAAGAAGCCAAAAACGGCTGCAGAGGCCCAAAAAGAGATTCTGGATGCTGAACTGGATATCATTACTAAACAACAg GAGGGGCAAGACGTTACGGAATTGGCGAAGAAAATTGTAGACATGCGACGCAAGATGTCCATACAGTTTCCATCTCACACAAGCGTTAGAAAAGTCCACTCTAG CTATCGAATTATCAGGAGACGGCTTCG GGGTGGTCGTTTTAACCCCGCAATGCGTTACACGCGTAACGCAGCCGCACCGGCCCCGAAGACGTTCAGCGATTTGTCTGTCGATCACCGGCCTCGCACTCTGCTGATATCCGGCTTTGAACCGGATGAATTGGAGGCCGTGCAGACGCATTTTGCG AAATATGGAGAGATTGTCGGTAAAGTCGTGAACATGTCTGTCCCGGAACTGACGGTGCAGTACAAAATCCGACCCCAAGCTGAAATGGCTCTGATGCGTGGCAGGAACTACAATGATCGGACGCTCAGT ATAACGTGGGTAGCCAACAATAAGCCCCTTGGAGCAGCGCCAAGCGCGACCCAAAATGGAGATGCGCCAGCGCAGGAGAACAGTAAGGATACGCAG AACCAGGAGCAAAGCGAGGACTTCCGGTTCGATGAGGAAGATGAGGATGAAGCCGACGAAGAAAGGTCTTGGAGGCGTTGA
- the LOC125055207 gene encoding RNA-binding protein 26 isoform X2, translating into MIIENPDAFKTWLTSILEPLCDADPAALAKYVYALVKKDKALDELRDGMLDQLDVFLQQETKPFVEMLFKALESQEYLKPVEEKKDEMAIEPEVPVEEPQPENHVAPMPTDMPEDKQRNHSPPAAEVKEPPRHRVVVPRRPPQHEHTLVKVLPTELLEEPVEPPRRRDRRNDLIRDKDDRRRRRSRSWERRSRARRHPRDDGHPDRRYDKRRPSRSPSPRGRYRNRSPPTALLDRQPSRSRSRSPMTRDRDLERERDRLRPARELERDRMSRDREHRDRLSRSRDRERSRDRSRDRTLSPHDTRLDHTDTYKRRCRDFDVKGYCMRGDLCEWDHGVDPVVLEDAALTRVLALPPPVPEYNPATPDIWVGGGFAAFPPAPHPPPAHHMTPRELVPIPRVRHEMPTGAMVPPVPRHPPPMKKNFDYNRLGSNRPPLPGKGMNCSLEVKKVPHGLNDITHLNNHFSKFGKIVNIQVCFEGDPEAALVTFSNPTEANVAYKSTEAVLNNRFIKLFWHNPENKQENAAPTAQQKNQNSNPLSHNKVYINKDNIKASEQNKQKEKLKETNGETEKKDEKPLDKYKEVMERYKRAQVLLQTQLTQQKVTISKLESGNVSEEQKTEFMETIKAAQGAIEKLRKELVAYNGMIKHLQEENVSRSMSRLQLNQGKKPKTAAEAQKEILDAELDIITKQQEGQDVTELAKKIVDMRRKMSIQFPSHTSVRKVHSSYRIIRRRLRGGRFNPAMRYTRNAAAPAPKTFSDLSVDHRPRTLLISGFEPDELEAVQTHFAKYGEIVGKVVNMSVPELTVQYKIRPQAEMALMRGRNYNDRTLSITWVANNKPLGAAPSATQNGDAPAQENSKDTQNQEQSEDFRFDEEDEDEADEERSWRR; encoded by the exons ATGATTATAGAAAATCCAGATGCGTTCAAAACATGGTTGACCTCCATATTGGAACCCCT ATGTGATGCTGATCCGGCAGCATTAGCCAAATATGTCTATGCACTTGTTAAGAAAGACAAGGCATTGGATGAGCTTCGTGATGGAATGCTGGATCAGCTTGATGTGTTCTTGCAACAAg AGACCAAACCGTTTGTAGAGATGCTGTTTAAGGCATTGGAGAGCCAGGAGTACCTAAAGCCTGTTGAGGAGAAGAAAGATGAAATGGCAATAGAACCTGAAGTACCAGTTGAGGAGCCACAACCTGAGAATCATG tgGCTCCAATGCCTACGGACATGCCTGAAGACAAGCAACGGAACCATTCCCCCCCTGCTGCAGAAGTGAAGGAGCCTCCTCGACACCGAGTCGTGGTACCAAGGAGACCTCCGCAACATGAGCATACTCTAGTCAAG GTATTACCTACTGAACTCCTAGAAGAACCAGTGGAACCTCCAAGGAGAAGAGATAGAAGGAATGATTTG ATACGTGATAAAGATGACCGTCGCCGCCGCCGTTCCCGGTCATGGGAGAGACGTTCCCGGGCGAGACGACACCCACGTGACGATGGACATCCGGATAGACGGTATGATAAGAG GAGACCATCACGATCTCCATCACCAAGAGGTCGGTATAGGAACAGAAGTCCACCGACTGCATTATTGGATAGACAGCCTAGCCGGTCTAG GTCAAGATCTCCAATGACTCGTGATAGAGATCTCGAGAGAGAAAGAGATAGACTGCGTCCCGCGCGTGAGTTGGAGCGAGATAGAATGTCGCGCGACCGAGAGCACCGGGATCGCTTGTCTCGCTCTAGAGACCGAGAAAG GTCTCGTGACAGATCGCGCGATAGGACGTTATCGCCGCACGACACAAGATTAGACCACACGGACACGTACAAACGGAGATGTCGAGACTTTGACG TGAAAGGCTACTGTATGCGCGGCGATCTTTGCGAATGGGATCACGGTGTGGATCCCGTTGTGCTGGAAGACGCTGCTCTTACCAGAGTTCTGGCTTTGCCACCACCTGTACCAG AATACAACCCGGCTACTCCGGACATCTGGGTGGGAGGAGGATTCGCGGCGTTCCCCCCGGCGCCTCACCCCCCGCCCGCCCATCACATGACGCCCAGGGAACTTGTGCCTATACCTAG AGTACGTCACGAAATGCCAACTGGAGCGATGGTACCTCCCGTGCCGAGACATCCTCCGCCGATGAAGAAGAACTTTGACTATAATAGACTTG gcTCTAACAGACCACCGTTACCGGGAAAGGGTATGAATTGCTCCTTAGAAGTGAAGAAAGTGCCTCACGGACTCAACGACATAACACATCTGAACAACCACTTCAGCAAGTTTGGCAAGATCGTTAATATTCAG GTTTGCTTTGAAGGCGATCCCGAAGCAGCCCTTGTGACATTCTCTAATCCAACGGAAGCAAATGTTGCCTACAAAAGTACAGAAGCAGTGTTGAATAATAGATTCATCAAGCTGTTTTGGCACAACCCTGAG AACAAACAAGAGAACGCAGCGCCAACCGCTCAACAGAAAAACCAGAACAGCAACCCACTCTCGCACAACAAAGTCTACATCAACAAAGACAACATTAAGGCGAGTGAGCAGAATAAACAGAAAGAAAAG TTGAAAGAGACGAACGGCGAAACAGAGAAGAAAGACGAGAAACCGTTGGACAAGTACAAGGAAGTTATGGAGAGGTACAAACGTGCCCAGGTGCTTCTTCAGACGCAGCTGACGCAGCAGAAAGTTACCATAAGCAAGTTGGAGAGTG GTAACGTCAGTGAAGAGCAGAAAACAGAATTCATGGAGACGATAAAGGCTGCACAAGGGGCCATAGAGAAATTGAGGAAAGAACTTGTTGCATACAATGGCATGATCAAACATCTGCAG gAGGAGAATGTGTCGCGCTCCATGTCTCGGCTACAACTGAATCAG GGAAAGAAGCCAAAAACGGCTGCAGAGGCCCAAAAAGAGATTCTGGATGCTGAACTGGATATCATTACTAAACAACAg GAGGGGCAAGACGTTACGGAATTGGCGAAGAAAATTGTAGACATGCGACGCAAGATGTCCATACAGTTTCCATCTCACACAAGCGTTAGAAAAGTCCACTCTAG CTATCGAATTATCAGGAGACGGCTTCG GGGTGGTCGTTTTAACCCCGCAATGCGTTACACGCGTAACGCAGCCGCACCGGCCCCGAAGACGTTCAGCGATTTGTCTGTCGATCACCGGCCTCGCACTCTGCTGATATCCGGCTTTGAACCGGATGAATTGGAGGCCGTGCAGACGCATTTTGCG AAATATGGAGAGATTGTCGGTAAAGTCGTGAACATGTCTGTCCCGGAACTGACGGTGCAGTACAAAATCCGACCCCAAGCTGAAATGGCTCTGATGCGTGGCAGGAACTACAATGATCGGACGCTCAGT ATAACGTGGGTAGCCAACAATAAGCCCCTTGGAGCAGCGCCAAGCGCGACCCAAAATGGAGATGCGCCAGCGCAGGAGAACAGTAAGGATACGCAG AACCAGGAGCAAAGCGAGGACTTCCGGTTCGATGAGGAAGATGAGGATGAAGCCGACGAAGAAAGGTCTTGGAGGCGTTGA